One region of Quercus lobata isolate SW786 chromosome 2, ValleyOak3.0 Primary Assembly, whole genome shotgun sequence genomic DNA includes:
- the LOC115963758 gene encoding secreted RxLR effector protein 161-like → MSSSTKLNLDSSGVEVSTTLYRSIIGSLLYLIASRSDIAFSVGVCALYQAALKESHLTAVKRIIRYVKGTLDYGLWYSKDSNAYLAGYLDVDWTGSVDDRKSTSGGCFYLGNNLVSWMSKKQNFVSLFTAEAEYIVAGSCCT, encoded by the coding sequence ATGAGTTCATCTACAAAGCTTAATCTTGATTCTTCTGGGGTAGAAGTGAGTACAACTTTGTATAGGAGCATTATTGGGAGCTTACTCTATCTTATAGCAAGTAGATCGGATATTGCTTTTAGTGTGGGAGTTTGTGCTCTATATCAAGCTGCTTTGAAAGAATCCCATTTGACAGCGGTGAAGCGAATCATAAGATATGTCAAAGGCACTCTGGATTATGGCTTGTGGTACTCAAAAGATTCTAATGCTTACCTTGCAGGCTATTTAGATGTAGATTGGACTGGAAGTGTGGATGATCGGAAGAGTACCTCAGGTGGCTGTTTCTACCTTGGGAACAATCTTGTCTcttggatgagcaagaaacaaaatttcgtGTCTCTTTTTACGGCAGAAGCAGAGTACATAGTTGCTGGGAGTTGCTGCACAtaa